Proteins encoded within one genomic window of Solea senegalensis isolate Sse05_10M linkage group LG11, IFAPA_SoseM_1, whole genome shotgun sequence:
- the snx21 gene encoding sorting nexin-21, with translation MATRLLDRLKRSLFKDGQGAGTEQQEGGGAQGEEEIGKERWEAELAEEEECVTDRLGGTLCFDSGVGGGGEDGGEGEGSGLDSDSDFLGESMEEGLSSTEISPVGVSPVGPSPSSLLTRQLQESWRHLRGLGAGSPAPSGRRQTESLLFEVTDASVVQDAASKYVLYTIHVIQSGGSDKTPAVITRRYSDFQRLHATLRRIHGDQMDRVCFPRKKMRRNFTAETIAKRSRAFEQYLSHLCSLSGLRGALCVRHFFYLSDLHTGQLLIRVGHYHDALGPLLNAKRLQEKLGWACFYDSQAQTPPPASPHWFFTLLGLTCCFQEVEQLEEARLHCDLALRVLTLAENETEGKPLPQTDMSHPHRDRPHPLLLPLLQLVVRLSWQMGRDKRQWEELLQQLEEQWAGLDNQPSIKEFLVKHNLQESVGSSRHHGDTAKS, from the exons ATGGCGACGCGGCTGCTGGACCGTCTGAAGCGGTCGCTGTTCAAAGATGGTCAGGGGGCGGGAACGGAGcaacaggagggaggaggtgcgcagggagaggaggagattgGCAAGGAGCGCTGGGAGGCGGAGCtagcagaagaggaggagtgtgtgacGGACCGCCTCGGTGGGACGCTCTGCTTCGACAGTGGAGtcgggggagggggggaggacgGCGGCGAGGGGGAGGGGTCGGGGCTGGACAGTGACTCTGACTTCCTGGGCGAGTCAATGGAGGAGGGGCTTAGCAGCACAG AGATCAGTCCCGTCGGCGTGTCTCCTGTTggcccctccccctcttcccTGCTGACGCGGCAGCTCCAGGAGAGCTGGAGACACCTGCGTGGACTCGGAGCAGGAAGTCCCGCCCCCTCTGGGCGGAGACAGACGGAGAGCCTGTTGTTCGAGGTCACGGACGCCAGTGTGGTGCAGGACGCAGCCTCCAAGTACGTG CTCTACACCATCCACGTCATCCAGTCCGGTGGCAGCGACAAAACCCCGGCCGTAATCACTCGCAGATATTCTGATTTCCAGCGCCTTCACGCCACGTTACGACGTATCCATGGAGACCAGATGGATCGTGTCTGCTTCCCGC GAAAGAAGATGAGGAGAAACTTCACGGCAGAAACGATCGCAAAGAGGAGCCGAGCGTTCGAACAGtacctgtctcacctgtgttcACTGTCCGGCCTGCGGGGGGCACTGTGTGTGCGACACTTCTTCTACCTGAGTGACCTGCACACGGGGCAACTGCTCATCAG GGTGGGACATTACCATGACGCCCTCGGTCCGCTGCTCAACGCGAAGAGACTGCAAGAGAAACTGGGCTGGGCCTGTTTCTACGACAGCCAGGCTCAGACTCCGCCCCCGGCCTCGCCCCATTGGTTCTTCACTCTGTTGGGTCTGACCTGTTGTTTCCAGGAGgtggagcagctggaggaggcgCGGCTTCACTGTGACCTTGCCCTCCGTGTCTTGACCCTCGCTGAGAATGAGACTGAGGGCAAGCCCCTCCCACAGACTGACATGTCCCacccacacagagacagaccgcaccccctgctgctgccactCTTGCAGTTGGTGGTCCGCCTCTCGTGGCAAATGGGGAGAGACAAGCGGCAATGGGAGGAgcttctgcagcagctggaggagcagtgggcggggctaGACAATCAGCCAAGCATCAAAGAGTTTCTGGTCAAACACAACCTGCAGGAGAGCGTGGGG TCGTCACGTCACCATGGCGACACGGCCAAGAGCTGA